Proteins encoded in a region of the Raphanus sativus cultivar WK10039 chromosome 8, ASM80110v3, whole genome shotgun sequence genome:
- the LOC108819977 gene encoding putative F-box protein At1g53360, whose amino-acid sequence MEHSEHHVSENLLSTTSRHETKSSNSVRAYSDPLIPDDLLVEIFSRVPAKSIARFRCVSKFLVSILDQATELFLTKSLTRPRLLFTVKATNGKLLLFSSPQSHNPDDNSSLVATPYHTSFPEYIPRDLFSTVCGLVLLQGWKGKRPVICNPVTGQFLTLPKVSLKEKNLPKVKAKSNRTKIAGMYLGYDPIGKQFKVLCMTSSLDERPNTHLVLTLKSGKRVWRTIEHEFHFEENNRMSGEICIDGVLYVGGGFGDAFGDGLSSRMVCFDVRSEKFSFINADEDMKLVGAYVVGGLTLFNYKGKLGIHENRYDNRLVMWILEDAGYHKWSKHVFVLSHSHYDIVERSMFVGVTSGETVVSASHHKPFYVVFFNLESKTFNRVYIQGLEEFNKHPYVTLHTFVDYVENIKSM is encoded by the coding sequence ATGGAACATTCGGAGCATCATGTCTCGGAGAATCTACTATCAACCACGTCCAGACATGAAACGAAGTCGTCGAACTCGGTAAGAGCATACTCAGACCCACTAATCCCTGATGATCTGCTTGTGGAGATATTCTCTCGAGTCCCAGCAAAGTCTATAGCTAGATTTCGTTGCGTATCGAAATTCTTGGTATCCATACTTGATCAAGCCACAGAGTTGTTTTTGACCAAGTCTTTGACTCGGCCACGGCTCCTTTTCACCGTAAAAGCTACTAATGGCAAGCTGTTGCTTTTCTCTTCACCTCAATCTCATAATCCAGACGATAATTCTTCTCTTGTAGCCACCCCTTATCATACGTCTTTTCCAGAATATATTCCACGTGATTTATTTAGCACAGTATGTGGACTGGTATTGCTTCAGGGATGGAAAGGAAAGAGGCCGGTGATTTGTAACCCTGTCACAGGACAGTTCTTAACGTTACCCAAAGTTTCTCTAAAAGAAAAGAACTTACCCAAAGTGAAAGCTAAGAGTAACCGCACAAAGATTGCAGGAATGTATTTAGGGTATGATCCAATCGGGAAACAGTTCAAAGTGTTGTGTATGACCTCGTCACTTGATGAAAGACCAAACACTCATCTGGTTTTGACATTGAAGTCTGGAAAACGTGTATGGAGAACGATCGAACACGAGTTCCATTTTGAGGAGAACAATAGAATGAGTGGTGAAATATGCATAGACGGTGTTTTGTACGTCGGAGGTGGGTTCGGAGATGCGTTCGGAGACGGGCTATCTTCTAGGATGGTTTGCTTCGACGTTAGGTCTGAAAAGTTCAGCTTTATTAACGCAGATGAAGACATGAAACTAGTGGGTGCTTATGTTGTGGGTGGTTTGACTTTGTTCAACTACAAAGGTAAATTAGGTATACATGAGAACAGATATGACAATAGACTTGTGATGTGGATTCTAGAAGATGCTGGGTATCATAAATGGTCCAAGCATGTCTTCGTATTGTCTCATTCGCATTACGACATAGTCGAACGGAGCATGTTTGTTGGAGTAACTAGTGGTGAAACTGTTGTGTCGGCATCGCACCACAAACCTTTCTACGTTGTATTCTTCAATTTGGAGTCTAAAACTTTTAACAGAGTCTATATTCAGGGACTAGAAGAGTTTAATAAGCATCCGTATGTAACTCTTCACACCTTTGTCGACTATGTTGAGAATATTAAGTCTATGTAa
- the LOC108851033 gene encoding uncharacterized protein At4g04775-like: MGVDYSYTQPSESEHYDGNTEESAYSETDELIRLDQAELSYNCPEPHQYPPQPEVEFGFPQKCYCGGDPLLETCYTRNDPGRRFYTCENRDDGDCHVWKWWDVAVMEEMRAMDGQTRELAQKVDSLTQMSDHETEQKLANLEMIVSELGNKNQRLTNRFEMVLAAVGFLLVVIGMVLMFK, encoded by the coding sequence ATGGGAGTTGATTACAGCTATACACAGCCATCAGAATCCGAGCATTATGATGGGAACACAGAAGAGAGTGCCTACAGTGAAACAGATGAGCTGATTCGTCTTGATCAAGCAGAGCTAAGCTACAATTGCCCTGAGCCGCACCAGTACCCTCCACAACCGGAGGTGGAATTCGGATTCCCCCAGAAGTGCTACTGTGGTGGTGATCCTCTTCTGGAAACCTGTTACACCCGAAATGATCCCGGTAGAAGATTTTACACTTGTGAGAATAGGGATGATGGCGACTGTCATGTTTGGAAGTGGTGGGATGTTGCGGTTATGGAGGAGATGAGAGCAATGGATGGACAGACGCGTGAACTGGCTCAAAAGGTTGATTCTCTTACCCAAATGAGTGACCATGAAACAGAGCAGAAGCTGGCTAACCTAGAGATGATTGTTTCTGAGCTAGGTAACAAGAACCAGAGGTTAACCAATCGCTTTGAAATGGTTCTTGCTGCAGTGGGATTTCTTTTAGTGGTAATAGGTATGGTTCTAATGTTTAAGTAA
- the LOC108819976 gene encoding uncharacterized protein LOC108819976, with protein sequence MASSSSHFHYHKSRNDDAEFESLFDELLEIPDDIPEPKMRKKRAFIERHREEGDIKLWNDYFSETPTYPHNIFRRRFRMSKPLFMRIVHRLSTEVEYFAPTQDAVGRSSLSPLQKCTAAIRQLAYGGGADTVDEYVRCGETTARKCLHQFTAGIIHLFGDEFLRRPTPEDLERLLHIGEQRGFPGMIGSIDCMHWEWKNCPSSWKGMYSRGTDKPTIVLEAVASYDLWIWHAFFGGPGTMNDLNILERSPVFDDIIYGRSPQVDFTVNGREYNFAYYLTDDERRTETEDETFQGQDTSFCVKIPTELFTPVTVDDEK encoded by the exons atggcatcatcttcttcccatttTCATTACCACAAAAGCCGTAATgatgatgctgaatttgaatcTCTTTTTGACGAATTATTAGAAATTCCCGATGACATTCCCGAACCAAAAATGAGGAAAAAACGTGCTTTTATCGAGAGACACCGGGAAGAAGGAGATATAAAGCTCTGGAATGATTATTTTTCTGAGACTCCTACATACCCTCACAATATATTCCGGCGACGGTTTAGAATGAGCAAGCCATTGTTCATGCGTATTGTCCATCGTCTCTCAACGGAAGTAGAGTATTTTGCTCCAACACAAGATGCAGTCGGAAGGTCAAGTCTATCACCGCTCCAAAAATGCACCGCAGCAATTCGTCAGTTAGCATATGGTGGTGGGGCTGATACGGTAGACGAATATGTCCGATGTGGTGAAACAACAGCTCGAAAATGCTTGCACCAGTTTACCGCCGGAATTATTCACTTGTTTGGCGATGAATTTCTAAGACGGCCTACACCGGAGGATCTTGAGAGACTACTACATATTGGAGAACAACGTGGGTTTCCCGGGATGATTGgaagcatcgactgtatgcattgggagtggaagaatTGTCCTTCCTCTTGGAAAGGTATGTATTCCCGAGGAACCGATAAACCAACAATTGTGTTGGAGGCCGTAGCTTCTTATGACctttggatatggcacgctTTTTTTGGAGGTCCGGGTACTATGAATGATCTTAATATTCTTGAACGatcacctgtttttgatgacataATTTATGGAAGATCTCCGCAAGTCGACTTCACTGTCAACGGAAGGGAGTACAATTTCGCCTACTATCTCACCGATG ATGAACGACGTACAGAGACTGAAGATGAGACGTTCCAAGGTCAAGATACTTCTTTTTGCGTCAAGATCCCGACTGAGCTTTTCACTCCAG TCACAGTTGATGATGAGAAGTAA
- the LOC108821364 gene encoding histone deacetylase 7: MENAASLASGPDGRKRRVSYIYEPGIGEGNQRVSQQISTTHNLIRSYQLHNDMDIIRPTLAKDSDLIQFHSPEYISFLRSVTPEYIDDMQAYKSENVDDTSTLQLFNLDESDTPLFPGLIDYCRLYAGGSISAASKLNGNEADIAINWSGGMHRAKRDEACDFGYVNDVVLGILELLNVFKRVLYIDIGYFHGDAVQEAFDKTDRVMTISFHMHGAQRSGYITDYGVGKGEYYSLNAPLKYGMDDKTLVNLLVPVVHKAMEVYQPEAIVLQCGPDSLADDVLGEFNLTAKGPGTCLSYIRSFNVPLMLLGGPGHNLGNVARCWCYETAVAVGKEIDEDLDNTVSDACFHPDYQLRIEPGFMENLNTREYIANIKRTLLNQLSQVIHAPSVQFQDTPPISQVTEEAEEDMETR; the protein is encoded by the exons atggagaatGCGGCGAGCTTGGCTTCAGGTCCCGACGGAAGGAAACGGCGCGTGAGCTACATTTACGAGCCAGGCATCGGAGAAGGCAATCAACGGGTATCCCAACAGATCAGTACGACTCACAACCTCATCCGCAGCTATCAACTCCACAACGACATGGATATCATCCGCCCTACCCTCGCCAAAGATTCAGATCTCATTCAGTTCCACTCGCCGGAGTACATATCATTCCTCCGCTCAGTCACGCCGGAGTACATCGACGACATGCAGGCTTACAAGTCAGAAAACGTAGACGATACTAGTACCCTCCAGCTCTTCAACTTAGACGAGTCGGACACCCCTCTCTTCCCTGGCCTCATCGATTATTGCCGTCTCTACGCTGGTGGTTCTATCTCCGCCGCCTCCAAACTTAACGGAAACGAAGCTGATATCGCCATCAACTGGTCCGGCGGGATGCACCGTGCCAAGAGAGATGAGGCTTGTGACTTTGGCTACGTCAACGACGTTGTGCTTGGGATCCTCGAGTTGCTCAATGTCTTCAAG CGAGTTCTCTACATAGATATTGGGTACTTCCATGGAGATGCGGTACAAGAAGCATTCGACAAAACTGATAGGGTTATGACTATTTCTTTCCACATGCATGGTGCCCAAAGAAGTGGATACATAACAGACTACGGGGTAGGAAAGGGAGAATACTATTCTCTAAATGCACCACTGAAGTATGGTATGGACGATAAGACTTTGGTCAATTTATTGGTACCTGTTGTCCACAAGGCTATGGAGGTTTATCAGCCTGAAGCAATTGTTCTTCAGTGTGGCCCTGATTCGCTAGCTGATGATGTCTTGGGTGAATTCAACTTGACTGCCAAGGGTCCCGGTACTTGTCTCTCGTACATACGATCATTCAATGTTCCTCTCATGCTCTTGGGTGGTCCAGGTCACAATCTCGGAAATGTTGCCCGTTGCTGGTGCTATGAG ACTGCTGTTGCGGTTGGAAAAGAAATTGACGAAGATCTCGATAACACTGTGTCCGATGCGTGCTTTCACCCAGATTATCAGCTTCGTATCGAGCCGGGCTTCATGGAGAATTTAAACACACGCGAATATATTGCAAACATAAA GAGGACACTACTAAATCAACTTTCTCAAGTGATACACGCACCTAGTGTGCAGTTTCAAGACACTCCACCAATCAGTCAAGTTACAGAAGAA GCTGAAGAGGACATGGAGACGAGATAA